In the Chroococcidiopsis sp. SAG 2025 genome, one interval contains:
- a CDS encoding transposase produces the protein MWCEDEAGPFGTAPYPGSNWQPVGKPTRQEHEYIRNGTAKLLTLFHPATGQVRVKGVTSCTNAVLHEWLKQELASVVQSLPTPARLLKPEENQRLWKSWQQGLKVRFTLPHDLPPLRMLLVMDNLVGHKTPQLVLWLCAHGIMPLYTPLGGSWLNMAESIQRILKRRALEGHHPQTAYQIIEWLEATAFGWNQQPTPFVWAGLRAQRRDRARQRFHSLGGSGACTHRPLRRTTIAKNNGNTHTK, from the coding sequence GTGTGGTGCGAAGACGAGGCGGGACCATTTGGCACTGCTCCTTACCCTGGTAGCAATTGGCAGCCAGTAGGTAAACCGACACGGCAAGAACATGAATATATCCGTAATGGCACAGCCAAGCTGTTAACGCTATTCCATCCCGCTACTGGGCAAGTACGAGTTAAGGGTGTTACCAGTTGTACCAATGCTGTGTTGCACGAATGGCTCAAGCAAGAATTAGCTAGTGTTGTACAATCACTGCCAACTCCAGCTCGATTACTCAAGCCTGAAGAAAATCAACGGTTATGGAAAAGTTGGCAGCAGGGGTTGAAAGTACGCTTTACACTCCCACACGACTTACCGCCACTGCGAATGTTGCTAGTGATGGATAACTTGGTCGGACATAAAACTCCCCAGTTGGTATTGTGGCTGTGTGCTCATGGCATCATGCCGCTCTACACACCTCTTGGCGGTAGCTGGCTGAATATGGCTGAGTCGATTCAACGAATTCTCAAACGCCGAGCTCTAGAGGGGCATCATCCGCAAACAGCCTATCAAATTATTGAGTGGTTGGAAGCAACTGCTTTTGGATGGAACCAACAACCAACGCCGTTTGTCTGGGCAGGATTACGAGCGCAACGTCGAGACAGAGCGCGTCAAAGATTTCACTCTCTTGGTGGTTCTGGTGCCTGTACGCATCGTCCTCTTCGGCGGACAACTATTGCCAAAAATAATGGCAACACTCATACCAAATGA
- a CDS encoding IS4 family transposase codes for MEQAIAKTKVCEQRKRSLPAQLVICLVIAMSLWSRDSMRDVLKNLIDGLSEAWVKVGKYWRVFCKSAITQARQRLSPRVMSQLFHQLVRPMASTDTKGAFLNGLRIVVIDRTCFDLPDSDENARVFGRPSSRPGTQAAFPKLRLVILVEAGTHLIFDALMCPYRIGERVRALRLLRSVSSGMLLMWDRGLHSYAMVQATVTTGSDYLGRIPANVKFLCEEPLADGSYLSWIYPPAKFRSKACQPIQVRVIEYTIGNTDNPEEQLRYRLITSLLELEKFPAQLLAIEYHQRWEVENTIDELKVHLSGRKTHIRSQKPREVVQEVYGWLLGHWAVRLLMFQAAKSAGITPLRLSFTGTLRVIRRAIPKFQRLQSQELPFF; via the coding sequence CAACGTAAACGCTCGTTACCAGCACAATTGGTAATTTGTTTGGTAATTGCGATGAGTCTGTGGTCACGAGATTCGATGAGAGATGTGCTGAAAAACTTAATTGATGGGCTGAGCGAAGCATGGGTGAAAGTGGGGAAATACTGGCGAGTTTTTTGTAAATCAGCAATAACGCAAGCCCGACAACGATTAAGTCCAAGGGTGATGAGTCAATTGTTCCATCAACTGGTGCGACCAATGGCTAGCACCGATACCAAAGGAGCATTTCTCAATGGATTGCGAATTGTGGTAATTGATCGGACTTGCTTCGATCTGCCAGACAGCGATGAAAATGCGAGAGTTTTTGGTCGTCCGAGCAGCCGTCCTGGCACACAAGCCGCATTTCCCAAACTGCGATTAGTCATTTTGGTAGAAGCAGGAACACATTTAATCTTTGATGCATTGATGTGTCCATATCGAATAGGAGAACGAGTGCGGGCATTAAGATTATTACGCTCCGTGAGTTCAGGGATGTTGTTGATGTGGGACAGAGGGTTACATTCTTATGCAATGGTGCAAGCAACTGTCACAACTGGTAGCGATTATTTAGGAAGAATTCCCGCAAATGTCAAGTTTTTGTGCGAAGAACCACTGGCGGATGGTTCTTATCTGAGTTGGATTTATCCACCTGCTAAATTCCGCTCAAAAGCTTGCCAGCCCATACAAGTCCGAGTGATTGAATACACAATTGGTAATACCGACAACCCAGAGGAACAACTAAGATATCGCTTAATTACCAGCTTATTGGAATTGGAGAAATTTCCGGCTCAACTACTGGCGATTGAATATCATCAACGCTGGGAAGTAGAAAATACTATTGATGAACTCAAAGTACATTTATCAGGACGAAAAACTCATATTCGCTCTCAAAAACCGCGTGAAGTTGTGCAGGAAGTTTACGGGTGGTTGTTAGGACACTGGGCTGTGCGGTTATTGATGTTTCAAGCTGCAAAGAGCGCGGGTATCACTCCTTTGCGTCTGAGTTTCACTGGGACATTGCGAGTTATTCGTCGTGCTATCCCGAAATTTCAACGCTTGCAATCACAAGAACTCCCCTTTTTTTAA